One genomic window of Natranaeroarchaeum aerophilus includes the following:
- a CDS encoding NADH-quinone oxidoreductase subunit J, with amino-acid sequence MALEYIAFALFAFVTLASSAGAVLARDVWHAALLLGVALTSVAAHYVMLQAEFLAVIQILVYIGGVLVLITFGVMLTRGGETTEGVTQHGS; translated from the coding sequence ATGGCACTTGAATACATCGCGTTCGCGCTGTTTGCATTCGTCACGCTGGCGAGCAGCGCCGGGGCCGTGCTGGCACGGGACGTCTGGCACGCCGCACTTCTGCTCGGCGTCGCGCTGACCAGCGTCGCGGCGCACTACGTGATGCTGCAAGCGGAGTTCCTTGCAGTGATCCAGATACTCGTCTACATCGGCGGGGTTCTGGTCCTCATCACGTTCGGCGTGATGCTGACACGTGGCGGCGAAACAACTGAGGGGGTGACTCAGCATGGTAGCTGA
- the nuoL gene encoding NADH-quinone oxidoreductase subunit L, translating to MAIFELSPAIALLPFVSFLLALTAGKYMPKRGAIGGIVATGGSLLLSIWAFIAVAGGQQHQETYWVWTDSAPVDLTFGILIDPLSSLMLVIVSLVAFLVHIFSLGYMNAEGETGLPRYYAELGLFTFSMLAFVYADNLLMAFMFFELVGLCSYLLIGFWFRTDSAASAAKKAFLVTRFGDYFFLIGVVGIIATFGTSQFVSAGGMESFVSVAEAGDFWTPGGLSESQWITGLALLVLGGVIGKSAQFPLHTWLPDAMEGPTTVSALIHAATMVAAGVYLVARMFGFYALSPTALGIIAFVGAFTALFAATMGCVKNDVKQVLAYSTISQYGYMMLGLGVGGYVAGVFHLMNHAFFKALLFLGAGAVIILMHHEQDMWKMGGLKDKAPVTYYTFLAGALALAGIIPFSGFWSKDEILYDAVILGLNEPVFLMAYAMGLTAVFFTGFYTFRMVFLTFHGEPRSEHAEDPHPVGWSVKVPLITLGGLATVAGVANLAPVEKLTGVGNATFLADWLNGGTDGSSVGGYEALTYDAYTAAADLDTTLIAESEQVTVLIAGALALGLALAGAGLAYYLYNVPRPEPHVENLGSVRDVLYSNYYLDEFQVALAERVTMPVARAANTFDQSVIDGVVNSSGSVSLFGGDRIRRVQTGVVTDYAAMLALALVLLLVGFGLHGGWLL from the coding sequence ATGGCGATATTCGAACTCTCACCGGCGATCGCGTTGCTTCCCTTCGTATCGTTCCTGCTCGCGCTTACTGCGGGCAAGTATATGCCCAAAAGGGGTGCGATCGGTGGCATCGTCGCCACCGGTGGCTCCTTGCTCCTGTCGATCTGGGCATTCATCGCTGTTGCGGGCGGTCAACAGCATCAGGAAACGTACTGGGTCTGGACCGACTCTGCACCGGTTGACCTAACCTTCGGGATACTGATCGATCCCCTATCGTCCCTGATGCTTGTGATCGTGTCGCTGGTCGCTTTCCTCGTTCACATCTTCAGTCTCGGCTATATGAACGCCGAGGGCGAAACGGGGCTCCCCCGGTACTACGCCGAGCTCGGTCTCTTCACGTTCAGCATGCTCGCCTTCGTCTACGCGGACAACTTGCTGATGGCGTTTATGTTCTTCGAGCTCGTCGGGCTCTGTTCATATCTGCTGATCGGCTTCTGGTTCCGCACAGACAGTGCAGCCAGCGCAGCAAAGAAGGCGTTCCTGGTGACCCGCTTTGGGGACTACTTCTTCCTCATCGGTGTCGTCGGAATTATCGCGACCTTTGGCACCTCACAGTTCGTCTCCGCGGGCGGTATGGAGTCGTTCGTCTCGGTCGCTGAAGCCGGTGACTTCTGGACACCCGGCGGCCTCAGCGAGAGCCAGTGGATCACCGGTCTCGCCCTGCTCGTACTGGGTGGTGTGATCGGCAAATCCGCGCAGTTCCCGCTGCACACCTGGCTGCCTGACGCGATGGAAGGGCCAACCACTGTCTCCGCGCTCATCCACGCCGCGACGATGGTCGCAGCAGGTGTCTACCTCGTCGCACGGATGTTCGGCTTCTACGCGCTCAGCCCCACCGCGCTCGGAATTATAGCCTTCGTCGGGGCGTTTACCGCCCTGTTCGCGGCGACGATGGGCTGTGTGAAAAACGACGTCAAGCAGGTGCTGGCGTACTCGACGATCAGCCAGTACGGCTATATGATGCTCGGACTGGGCGTCGGCGGCTACGTCGCTGGTGTCTTCCACCTGATGAACCACGCCTTCTTCAAGGCGCTCCTGTTCCTCGGTGCCGGTGCGGTCATCATCCTGATGCACCACGAACAGGACATGTGGAAGATGGGCGGTCTCAAAGACAAAGCGCCCGTCACCTACTACACGTTCCTCGCGGGCGCGCTCGCGCTTGCAGGGATCATCCCGTTCTCGGGCTTCTGGTCGAAAGACGAGATCCTCTACGACGCGGTCATTCTCGGACTGAACGAGCCGGTCTTCCTCATGGCATACGCGATGGGGCTGACGGCCGTGTTCTTCACCGGCTTCTACACCTTCCGGATGGTCTTCCTCACCTTCCACGGTGAGCCGCGCTCGGAACACGCGGAGGATCCGCATCCGGTCGGCTGGAGCGTCAAGGTGCCACTGATCACGCTCGGTGGACTGGCGACCGTCGCCGGTGTCGCCAACCTCGCGCCGGTCGAGAAACTGACCGGTGTCGGGAACGCGACGTTCCTCGCCGACTGGCTCAACGGGGGCACCGACGGGAGTTCTGTCGGTGGCTACGAGGCGCTGACGTACGACGCCTACACCGCGGCCGCAGACCTCGATACGACGCTCATTGCGGAGTCCGAGCAGGTCACCGTGCTGATCGCCGGTGCGCTCGCGCTCGGTCTCGCGCTCGCCGGTGCCGGACTCGCCTACTACCTGTACAACGTCCCGCGACCCGAGCCCCACGTCGAGAACCTCGGCTCCGTGCGCGACGTCCTGTACAGCAACTACTACCTCGACGAGTTCCAGGTCGCACTCGCCGAGCGCGTCACGATGCCGGTCGCCCGTGCCGCGAACACGTTCGACCAGAGCGTCATCGACGGCGTCGTCAACAGTTCGGGAAGTGTGAGTCTCTTCGGCGGCGACCGCATCCGGCGCGTCCAGACCGGTGTCGTCACTGATTATGCGGCGATGCTTGCCCTGGCACTCGTCTTGCTTCTCGTTGGCTTCGGACTCCACGGAGGGTGGTTACTATGA
- the nuoK gene encoding NADH-quinone oxidoreductase subunit NuoK → MTVPIEFYLLLSAGMFCIGLFGVLTRRNAIMFLISVELMLNAANINLIAFSFFYGNVTGQVFALFTIGLAAAEVAIGIGIILVLVRNYGDLDVENATTMRW, encoded by the coding sequence ATGACAGTTCCGATCGAGTTCTATCTCCTCCTGTCGGCGGGGATGTTCTGTATCGGGCTGTTCGGCGTCCTGACTCGCCGGAACGCGATCATGTTTCTCATCTCCGTCGAGCTCATGCTTAACGCCGCGAACATCAACCTCATCGCGTTCTCGTTCTTCTACGGGAACGTGACGGGGCAGGTGTTTGCGCTGTTCACGATCGGTCTGGCGGCCGCGGAGGTCGCGATCGGGATCGGAATCATCCTGGTACTGGTCCGGAACTACGGCGATCTGGACGTCGAGAACGCAACAACGATGAGGTGGTAA
- a CDS encoding proton-conducting membrane transporter: MSNSSFRIGRHLLPGVIAVALFGVMAAVFLTASIGEPAGFGNASVIESIGFSLLNIADAEGTVPTEGFLAAFILIAFALDAALDGSIMLARREDENVTDLRSEGNDRRKGGDE, translated from the coding sequence ATGAGTAACTCATCCTTCCGCATCGGCCGGCATCTGTTGCCAGGCGTCATCGCCGTCGCGCTGTTCGGCGTGATGGCTGCCGTCTTCCTCACCGCATCGATCGGCGAACCAGCCGGGTTCGGCAATGCATCGGTGATCGAAAGTATTGGGTTCTCGCTTCTCAATATCGCGGACGCCGAGGGCACTGTCCCGACGGAAGGGTTCCTGGCCGCGTTCATCCTCATCGCGTTTGCACTCGACGCCGCGCTGGATGGCTCGATCATGCTGGCCCGACGTGAAGACGAGAACGTGACGGATCTCCGTTCCGAAGGGAACGACCGACGGAAGGGTGGTGACGAATGA
- a CDS encoding complex I subunit 4 family protein, with translation MMIEALIAVCLIGSLAVLAAPNRYAGKLAFGVSLLPVVGSLWMFSTFDASGNALLADPAEIAFYTRETWIELGGLYTIDWHVGLDGISLPLVVLTTILTTLAIVSAWTPIDERQSQFYGLVLFLEAALIGVFAALDFFLWFVFWEAVLIPMYFLIGVWGGSRRKYAAIKMFIYTNVASLVMFIGFVALVFGLGLDTFNLADTAQALVLDGAEPDAAPWIDANTLKIFAFFAMFAGFAVKVPVVPVHTWLPDAHVEAPTPVSVLLAGVLLKMGTYALLRFNFTMLPDVATDFAVLIAVFAVVSVIYGAMLALAQQDLKRIVAYSSVSSMGYVILGLIAYTVYGVGGATFQMISHGLISGLMFMAVGVIYNATHTRMVTDMSGMADRMPVVVGIFIAGAFGYMGLPLMSGFAAEFFIFLGSFGAVDAIGSLAPLFTALAMFGIVIVAGYLLYAMQRTLFGPYDLDTDYEVGRAPVHDVLPLFVLLGLIILLGVAPDLIFEMITDAVDPILPGGDI, from the coding sequence ATGATGATTGAAGCGCTCATTGCAGTCTGTCTGATCGGCTCGCTGGCCGTGCTCGCGGCCCCAAACAGGTACGCTGGGAAACTGGCATTCGGCGTCAGTCTGCTGCCGGTAGTCGGGAGCCTCTGGATGTTCAGTACGTTCGATGCAAGCGGTAACGCCCTACTGGCTGATCCAGCCGAGATCGCCTTCTACACGCGCGAGACGTGGATCGAACTCGGTGGCCTGTACACGATCGACTGGCACGTCGGGCTGGACGGGATCAGCCTGCCGCTGGTCGTCCTGACGACGATCCTGACCACGCTGGCGATCGTCAGCGCGTGGACGCCGATCGACGAGCGTCAGTCCCAGTTCTACGGGCTCGTCCTCTTCCTGGAGGCGGCACTGATCGGCGTCTTCGCGGCGCTCGATTTCTTCCTCTGGTTCGTCTTCTGGGAGGCCGTGCTGATCCCGATGTACTTCCTGATTGGCGTCTGGGGCGGCTCCCGGCGGAAGTACGCCGCGATCAAGATGTTCATTTACACCAACGTTGCGTCCCTGGTGATGTTCATCGGCTTCGTGGCGCTCGTGTTCGGTCTCGGTCTGGACACGTTCAACCTCGCAGACACCGCACAGGCACTCGTGCTGGATGGCGCTGAACCCGATGCTGCACCGTGGATCGACGCGAACACGCTGAAGATCTTCGCGTTCTTCGCGATGTTCGCCGGGTTTGCCGTGAAGGTGCCGGTCGTTCCGGTCCACACGTGGCTGCCTGACGCTCACGTCGAAGCGCCGACCCCGGTGTCGGTACTGCTGGCAGGCGTCCTGCTGAAGATGGGGACCTACGCACTGCTCCGATTCAACTTCACGATGCTGCCGGACGTCGCCACGGACTTTGCGGTGTTGATCGCCGTCTTCGCCGTGGTCTCGGTGATCTACGGCGCGATGCTGGCGCTGGCTCAGCAGGATCTCAAACGGATCGTCGCGTACTCGTCGGTGTCCTCGATGGGCTACGTGATCCTCGGGCTGATCGCGTACACCGTCTACGGCGTCGGTGGCGCGACCTTCCAGATGATCAGCCACGGTCTGATCTCCGGGCTGATGTTCATGGCGGTCGGCGTCATCTACAACGCGACGCACACGCGGATGGTCACCGACATGTCCGGTATGGCAGACAGGATGCCGGTCGTGGTCGGTATCTTCATCGCCGGTGCCTTCGGATACATGGGGCTGCCGCTGATGAGCGGTTTCGCGGCCGAGTTCTTCATTTTCCTCGGCTCCTTCGGCGCGGTCGACGCCATCGGCTCGCTCGCGCCACTGTTCACCGCGCTGGCGATGTTCGGGATCGTCATCGTAGCGGGCTACCTGCTGTACGCGATGCAGCGCACGCTCTTTGGCCCGTACGACCTCGATACGGACTACGAGGTCGGGCGTGCACCGGTACACGATGTCCTGCCCCTGTTCGTCCTGCTCGGGCTGATCATCCTGCTCGGCGTCGCGCCGGACCTGATCTTCGAGATGATCACCGACGCGGTCGACCCGATCCTTCCCGGAGGTGATATCTAA
- a CDS encoding NADH-quinone oxidoreductase subunit N yields MAEFGVLDVTTYEALAPLLLLAGTALLAFVIDSIDPDSTSHELIAGTAIGGTLLSLAFTAWYLLDGVGETPFLLFDSALVVDEMALFITFVVLSVTSLVLIGSYDYVHDMHHRGEYYSLVLLAATGMVTMAMANSLVTVFIALELASLPSYALVAYLKHNRGSVEAGLKYFLIGAVSSAIFLYGISLVYAATGSLLIPEIAGSLDNVLDEGILGIGILMMIGGVAYKTASVPFHFWAPEAYEGAPAPISAFLSSASKAAGFVIAFRIFVDAFPIAAMVDLGIEWMIAFQVLAVVTMILGNLAAAVQNNVKRMLAYSSIGHAGYALIGLAALSNTGGANELVLGGALMHLFVYGFMNTGAFLFLAMTEHWEIGRTFEDFNGLATQAPIASVAMSVFLVNLAGLPLGGGFWSKYVLFAGAVNNGFVWLAAIGAAASALSLYYYAKLMKAMWLEEPADDLSLPDTPTGLYVAIIAAAVVTVALLAAFGPVADTAVNAAASLLA; encoded by the coding sequence ATGGCTGAATTCGGCGTACTCGACGTGACGACCTACGAGGCGCTTGCACCGCTACTGCTCCTCGCAGGGACAGCGCTGCTGGCGTTCGTAATCGATAGTATCGATCCCGACTCGACGAGTCACGAGCTGATCGCCGGCACCGCGATCGGCGGCACGCTCCTCTCGCTTGCCTTTACAGCGTGGTATCTACTCGACGGCGTCGGCGAGACGCCGTTCCTGCTGTTTGATTCGGCGCTCGTCGTCGACGAGATGGCGCTGTTTATCACGTTCGTGGTCCTCAGCGTCACCTCGCTCGTGCTGATCGGCAGTTACGATTACGTCCACGACATGCACCACCGCGGCGAGTACTACTCGCTGGTGCTGCTCGCGGCGACCGGGATGGTCACGATGGCGATGGCAAACAGCCTCGTCACCGTCTTCATCGCGCTCGAACTCGCCAGCCTGCCATCCTACGCACTTGTCGCGTACCTCAAGCACAACCGCGGCAGCGTCGAGGCCGGGTTGAAGTACTTCCTGATCGGGGCAGTCTCCTCGGCGATCTTCCTGTATGGCATCAGCCTCGTGTACGCCGCGACAGGCTCCCTGCTGATCCCGGAAATCGCGGGCTCGCTCGACAACGTTCTCGATGAGGGGATCCTCGGTATCGGCATTCTGATGATGATCGGTGGGGTGGCGTACAAGACCGCCTCCGTTCCGTTCCACTTCTGGGCTCCGGAGGCATACGAGGGCGCACCTGCCCCAATAAGTGCATTCCTCTCGTCGGCCTCGAAAGCTGCCGGATTCGTGATCGCGTTCCGCATCTTCGTCGATGCGTTCCCGATCGCGGCGATGGTCGATCTGGGCATTGAGTGGATGATCGCCTTCCAGGTGCTGGCCGTGGTGACGATGATCCTCGGTAACCTCGCCGCTGCAGTCCAGAACAACGTCAAGCGAATGCTGGCGTACTCCTCGATCGGCCACGCTGGCTACGCGCTGATCGGACTTGCTGCGCTGTCGAACACTGGTGGTGCGAACGAACTCGTGCTCGGCGGTGCCCTGATGCACCTGTTCGTCTACGGCTTCATGAACACCGGCGCGTTCCTGTTCCTGGCGATGACCGAGCACTGGGAGATCGGTCGGACGTTCGAGGACTTCAATGGCCTCGCAACGCAGGCACCGATTGCCTCGGTCGCGATGTCGGTGTTCCTCGTAAACCTCGCCGGACTGCCCCTTGGCGGCGGCTTCTGGAGCAAATACGTCCTCTTTGCGGGTGCAGTGAACAACGGCTTCGTCTGGCTCGCCGCGATCGGTGCGGCCGCCAGCGCGCTCTCGCTGTACTACTACGCGAAGCTGATGAAGGCCATGTGGCTCGAAGAGCCGGCCGACGACCTCTCGCTCCCGGACACGCCAACTGGGCTGTACGTCGCTATCATCGCCGCGGCCGTCGTCACGGTTGCGCTGCTGGCCGCATTCGGTCCCGTCGCCGACACGGCCGTCAACGCCGCCGCATCGCTGCTGGCCTGA
- a CDS encoding DHH family phosphoesterase, translating into MVSRLLLGCGTVGQTLASRIAGKDGTLQVIADDPDRIDALRGPDRSVTEGDPTNPKLLAEVTATADVVIIADDDSKRNVQMAKTARDVYPNAFVLAYSGTGPTDSELSTLRELTDRMMEPSAELAGHVLGFATGPEAMRSRRLRSTLQSIDGRLAVIAHDNPDPDAIGSAVALTRLAEHVGVDAVPCHYGSINHQENQAMVNLLDIDLRQLDPNDPEELGEFSGVALVDHSRPGINDQLPEELAIDIVIDHHPPRGPVDGRFVDIRSDAGATCTLLVDYFSQFDLDLDETVASALLYGIRIDTDDFEREVSDLDFRAASELIKHANTSLLERVESPSVSGETLDTVARAIESRQVDGSILTTSVGEISDRDSLAQAADQLLEMDGVSATLVWGVIDDTIYVSARSRGGGLDLGETLRQAFNRIGSAGGHSDMAGAQIPIGVLGTVEDTNETRESVVEDVVRDRFFEALHERPFDLPDEYVDEVSEFEFPLLSANSSPPTEDR; encoded by the coding sequence ATGGTTTCCCGGCTACTGCTGGGCTGTGGGACGGTCGGGCAGACACTGGCCAGCCGTATCGCCGGGAAGGATGGTACTCTACAGGTCATTGCGGACGATCCGGACCGGATCGATGCGCTCCGGGGTCCGGATAGGAGTGTAACGGAAGGAGATCCGACGAACCCGAAGTTGCTTGCAGAGGTTACAGCGACTGCTGATGTTGTCATCATCGCCGATGACGACTCGAAGCGCAACGTCCAGATGGCGAAGACAGCACGCGACGTCTATCCCAATGCCTTCGTTCTGGCGTATTCCGGAACCGGTCCAACCGACAGCGAACTGTCGACGCTACGTGAACTCACGGACCGCATGATGGAACCGAGTGCGGAACTCGCAGGCCACGTGCTCGGATTCGCTACGGGTCCAGAAGCGATGCGCTCGCGTCGATTGCGGTCGACGTTACAGAGCATCGACGGGCGACTCGCCGTGATCGCACACGACAATCCGGATCCGGACGCGATCGGAAGCGCGGTAGCGCTCACTCGTCTGGCGGAGCATGTCGGGGTCGATGCCGTCCCATGTCATTATGGGAGCATCAACCACCAGGAGAATCAGGCGATGGTGAACTTGCTCGATATCGACCTTCGACAGCTAGATCCCAACGATCCTGAGGAACTGGGTGAGTTTTCGGGGGTCGCGCTTGTCGATCACAGCAGACCAGGCATCAACGATCAGCTCCCGGAAGAACTGGCCATCGATATTGTAATTGATCACCACCCACCACGGGGGCCGGTTGACGGTCGATTCGTCGATATTCGGAGCGATGCCGGAGCCACATGTACCTTGCTGGTCGATTATTTTTCACAGTTCGATCTGGATCTCGACGAGACAGTTGCAAGCGCATTGTTGTATGGCATTCGCATCGACACCGACGACTTCGAGCGTGAAGTATCGGACCTCGACTTTCGGGCGGCAAGTGAGTTGATCAAGCATGCCAATACGTCCCTGCTCGAACGGGTCGAATCGCCCAGCGTGTCCGGAGAGACGCTCGATACCGTTGCACGGGCCATCGAGAGCCGTCAGGTCGATGGCTCGATACTGACGACGAGCGTCGGCGAGATCTCGGATCGGGACTCACTGGCCCAGGCAGCCGATCAGTTGCTCGAGATGGACGGCGTTTCCGCGACGCTTGTCTGGGGGGTCATCGATGATACGATCTACGTCTCGGCCCGGTCACGCGGTGGCGGACTTGATCTCGGTGAGACCTTGCGGCAGGCGTTCAACCGAATTGGCAGCGCCGGAGGCCATTCCGATATGGCAGGGGCACAGATTCCAATTGGCGTACTTGGGACCGTCGAAGATACCAACGAGACGAGGGAGTCAGTCGTCGAGGACGTTGTCAGAGACCGTTTTTTCGAGGCGTTACACGAGCGCCCTTTCGACCTGCCCGACGAGTACGTTGACGAAGTCTCGGAGTTCGAATTTCCGTTGCTCTCCGCCAATAGCTCCCCCCCGACCGAAGATCGGTAG